The DNA sequence CTTCTTGAGTAAAAGACAATTTATTGTTATTCATTTAATGAGTGAATTATTTCTTGTGCAGCAATTGCTCCATCAGCAACAGCTGTTGCTATTTGACGCAAACTTTTTTTAACTACATCTCCGCCAGAATATAATTTTTTAACATTAGTTTCCATTTTTTCATTTACAATTATGTAATTATTTTCATCCAAAATATTTAAATCCTTGAGAAAATTCGTAGCAGGAATAGAACCAATTAGCGGGAAAACAATTTCAATCGGAATTTCTTTTTCAATATTATCCAAAATATTTTTAACTTTAAGAGAAATTATTTCTTTACCATTTCCAACAAATTCGGTAACAATTGTGTTTGTTATCATTTCGATTTTATGGTGTTTCTTGACTTTTTCAACGACCATTTTATCAGCACGAAATTTATCTGTTCGATGGATTAAATAAACCTTTGTTGCAAAAGAGGTTAAATAAAGCGCCTCTTCTAATGCTGAATTACCTCCACCAACAACAATCATTTCTTTATTTTTATACAAAGCTGCATCACAAACTGCACAATATGAAATCCCTTTTCCGTAATATTCTTCCTCGCCCGGAACTCCCAATTTTCTCTCCGATGTTCCCGTTGCAATGAATATCGACTTAGTAATAATACTCTCACCTGTTGTTGATATTATAAAATTGTCATCTTTAGATTTTTCAATTTTTTCAACAAAATATGGTTGATAATCAACTTCCAACTCCTGAATTTGGTCAAACATTATCATAGATAACTCCGTACCATCAATTTTTTTGACACCAGGATAATTTTCCACTCATGAAGTTTTTACCATTTTGCCACCCGGTGCACTTCCTTCAATAATTGCTACTTTTAAATTTCCACGTAGTGCATATAGAGCACATGTCATTCCGGCTGGTCCAGCACCAATAATAGCTAAATCGTATAACAAACTATTCCCCTTTTAAAATCTTGTCTAAATTAACATTACCTATTTGATTATCTATGTCATTATTTGAACTTGTTTCAATGCCTGCGGTTGATTCAATTTTAGGTTTTAATTTTACTAATAAAATTTTACCTAAATCGATCTTAATTTTCATTTCTTTTCTATATGAAATATTAGAAATAATTCTTAAATTATATTTTTTAAATACATTTACAATAATAATTCCAATAATTCCGATAATTAAAAAAACACAACTTAAAAAAATTGAAATTGGAAATCCGCCAATTCTCATAATAAAATCAGAGTATCTAAAAGGTTCTAAAATTAATCTTGCACATCCGTATCAAGCAAAGTAAGCAAAGAATAAACTACCATTTACATTTTTAAATAATTTTATTTTCGGTAATATAAAAACTATAACAATAAACCCAATTAAATTTGTAGAACTTTCTATTAGGAATAATGGTACACGAACTATTCCTGATCCCTCTCATGGCAAATGTAAATAATTTTTAATAAATGGTGGCAATCATGACCAATAATGATTAGTATCTATTGGTCCCAAAATTTCCTGATTAAAGAAATTTCCTCATCTCCCCAAAGCTTGTCCTATTAAAACACCTGGCATTATAGCATCGGCATATTTTCAAATAGAAACTTCGTATTTTCTAGAGTAATGACGAAATCAAATAAATCCTGAAATTAATCCTCCAATTACTCCACCCTCAATAGCAATTCCTCCACGAGAAATATCTAGAACTTGCATAAAATTGCTATATTGTGATAAATCTCCTAGAACATATCATATTCTGGCAAAAATGATTGAAGTCGGTAAAAGCACATAGATAAAATTTTCTACAGGTTTAGTTGGAAGTTGTAAACGTTTTGTGCGTCAAATTGCAATTCCATAAGCAGTTATAAAAGCTAAAAAAATAAAAATTGAATATCAAGAAATATTCCATGAACCTATTGAAAATGCTATTTTTATATCACTTAGAAACATAATATGCATATTCTATATGTTTTTTAAAAAAAATAAAAATTAGTCTTCTAATTCTTCATTCATTAATTTGTTCAAATTATCAGTCAATTCTTGAACAGAATTATATCCTTCATCCTGAAATTTTTTATGCAAAACAGCAGCCTCGACAATAGCTCACATCAATCTACCTTCGGTGACTGGTAAGCGGTAATAAGCAATTTTTTCATCTAAAAGTTTTTTAGTTTCGTACTTATAATTAACTCGTTCAACTTCATTCAATTCAGTACTTTTAACAAGTTCAATAATAATATTGACATGCGTATCCTCAATAATTTTTTGCGAACCATACATTTTTTTTAAATTAATAATTCCTATACCACGAACTTCAATTAAATTAGCTATGCTTTTTGGAGCACGAGCAGATAAACCTTGAGTTCCGTAATAAACTATAGTTCTATCGTCGCTTACAAAATAATGACCACGATGTATTAATGATAGAGCCAACTCACTTTTCCCAATTCCGCTTTCACCTTGTATAATCACACCCTGATTAAAAATATTCATACATGTGCCATGAATTTCATCAGTTTGACCAATTCGTTCATTCAAAAAAGGGATCAATTTAAATGCTAATATATATGTTCTATCTGAATAATAAAAAACTGGTATATCGTATTTCTTAGCATGCTCTAAAACTAAATTTTCATATTTAAACCTCTTGCAACAAATAATGCAGGGGGGTTTTAAATTAAATAAATTTTCAAGCATTTTTTCTTGTGAAAATTTTCTATCAAAAATTCCGTGTTGAGATAATCTTTCAAGATATTCATTTTCAGTTTGACCTAAAACAACTACACTATCAATTGTTTTGTGTAAACTAACATTAACAAATTCCATTCCTATTCTCTTAACGTTCGTATAAATAATTTTATTTTTTTGATGATGCTCTGAATAAAAAAGTGGTTCAAATTGCATGTAATTTACTACATCTCGCAAGGGAACAAATTTTTTAGAAACAGTTTTATTGGTATTATTTTTTATCGATTTCATTACAATTAAATTTTATATAAGAATTATCGTTGTTTATTCAAAACACTCCTAATAAATTGACCAGTAATTGATTTCGGATTATCTGCAATTTCTTCAGGCGTTCCTTGGGCAACAACTATCCCACCTAATCTACCACCTTCAGGACCCATATCAATAACGTGGTCAACACATTTAATCACATCAAGATTGTGTTCAATAACGATAACGGAATCTCCGTGATCAACTATTCTTTGTAAGATTTTTAATAACTTGTTAATATCTTCAAAATGCAATCCTGTTGTTGGTTCATCTAGAACATAAACTGTTTTACCTGTTGCTTTTTTTAAAAGCTCAGATGCTAATTTAACTCTTTGGGCTTCCCCGCCTGATAATTCTGTAGCTGGTTGACCTAACTTTATATAACCTAAACCTACATCACATAATGTTTGAATACCATTTTTTAATTGAGGGTGGTTTTGAAAAAATTCTAATGCTTCTTCAACAGTTAGTTGTAAAACATCATATATATTTTTACCTCGATATTTAATTTTTAACGTTGCTTCATTAAATCTTTTCCCATGACATTCCTCACAAACCACATAAACATCAGGTAAAAAATGCATCGAAATTTTTAAAAATCCTTCTCCACAACATCTCTCACATCTACCACCAGCAACATTAAAAGAAAAACGACCTTTAACAAATCCTTGAGCTTTTGCTTCAACAGCATTAGCAAATAAATCTCGAATGTAAGTAAATAAATTAGTATATGTTGCTGGATTAGATCTTGGAGTTCTTCCTATTGGATCTTGCGAAATATTTATAATTTTATCTATTTGATCTAACCCTTTAACTGAACTATATTTTCCTATATTAGAAACTTTTAAGTGCAAACTTTTCTGGACAGCTTTTGTAAATATTTCATTAATTAATGTAGATTTCCCTGAACCGCTAACCCCTGTAACGGCAACAAATCTTTTTAGAGGGATTTTAACACTTATATTTTTTAAATTATTTTCTTGACATCCAATTAATTCTATATATCTAGTTGGTTCAATTCTTCTTTTATTAGGAATTTCGATTTTCTTTTTACCAGATAAATATTGACCAGTTATTGATTCATCACTATTCAATATTTCTTCATACGTCCCAGAGAATACTACTTTCCCACCATGAACTCCAGCACCTGGACCAATATCTATTACATGATCTGCTTCTAGCATCGTTTCTTCATCATGCTCAACAACAATAAGTGTATTCCCTAAGTCACGCATTTCCTTTAATGTTTTTATCAATTTACCGTTATCACGCTGATGAAGTCCAATTGATGGTTCATCAAGCACATATAAAACTCCTGAAAGTTGTGAACCTATTTGAGTTGCTAATCTAATTCTTTGTGATTCCCCGCCTGACAATGTCGAGGAATTACGACTTAATTCCAAGTATGTTAAACCTACATTATTTAAAAATAATAAACGTGATTCAATTTCTTTTAAAACTAAATTAGCAATTTGTTGTTCTGTTTCCTGTAATTTTAATTTTTGAAAAAAATTAAGACATTCTTCAATTGTTAAATTTGTTATTTCTCAAATATTAAGTTTATCAATTTTGATTGTTAATGCTGACTCGTTTAGTCTTTTTCCGTTACATTGTGGACAAATTTTTTCTGATAATAAATTAGTATAGTATTCTCTAGCTTGCTGAGAATTCGTTTCAAAGTATCTTCTTTCGATTTTCTTACCAATTCCTTCAATTAAACCAGTTCTTGAAACGCTTGAACGATTAGAAATTACTTGATAAGTAATTTCTTCGTTCGTACCCTCCATTATTATTATTCGTTCTTTTTCAGTTAATTCATTGTATGGTGTATCAAGAGATATGTTGTAATGATTACAAACTGCTGCACACATTTCATATTCATAACCAGTAATTAAATCTTTTTCATTTTTGATAAAAGGAATCGCTCCGCCCTTAATACTCTTATCCGGAAATTCAACAATTTTTTCCTCATCATATTGAAGAATTGCTCCAATACCATTGCATTTTTGGCAAGCACCAATTGGAGAATTAAAAGAAAACAAGCGAGGTTCAAGTTCGGGTAAAGAAAATCCGCAAACCTTACAGCTATGATGTTTTGAATAAAGTTTATCTTCTTTTGTATCAACATTCGAAACCAATAAATAACCTTTAGAGTATTGAAAACCGACTTCTAGCGCTTCAGATAAGCGAGCAATATTGTCATCTGTTTTGTCAAGAATAACACGATCAACCACAATTTCGATATCATGTGATTTATTTTTTTCTAAATTAATTTCGTCGTCAAGAGAATAAATATTTCCATTAATACGAACTCGTAAAAATCCATCTTTTCTTAGATTATCCAATTCTAATTTATGAGTCCCTTTTTGTTTTTTAATAATAGGTGACAAAATTAAAATACTTGTTCCGTTTTCGTAAGTCAAAATTTGTTGTAAAACTTCTTTAGATGTTTGTCGCTCAATTAAGCCGTGACCATGTGGACAATATGCTTTACCAACGCGAGCGAATAATAATCTCAAATAATCATAAATTTCTGTCGTTGTTCCGACAGTACTTCGGGGATTATGAGATGTTGTTTTTTGGTCAATCGAAATAGCTGGAGCTAAACCACCAATGTAATCCACATCTGGTTTATCTGCCATTCCTAAAAATTGACGTGCATAAGTACTTAATGATTCAACATAACGACGTTGACCTTCAGCATAAATGGTATCAAAAGCTAGTGAAGATTTTCCTGAACCACTTAAACCGGTAAAAACGATTATTTTATTTTTCGGGATAGTAATATCAACATTTTTAAGATTATGAGCACGAGCCCCTTTAATTGTGATAAAATTTTGATTATTTATTGCGTTTTGCTTCATCATATACAACCTTAGAAGCCATTATAATTCCTGTATTATAAATATCTTGTCATGTAGCTCCACGAGATAAATCACTAATTGGTCTTCTTAAACCTACAAGAACTGGTCCTAATGCTAAAAAACCACCCAACTGCTGAGCAATTTTGTAACCTATATTTCCAGCATTCAAATCTGGAAAAACAAAAATATTTATTTTTCCTTCCATTTTTGAAGTTGGGAATTTTTTCTTTCTTGTAGCAAGATCAAATGCGGCATCGAATTGCATTTCACCTTCGATGTTATCGGAAATTGATGTTTCTTTTAGTAAAGAAACTGCTTTTTGTACTTTTTCAACTTCTAGAGATTTTGCTGAACCGTTTGTTGAAAAACTTAATAAAGCTGCTTTTTTAGGGATATTAAATATTGAACCGAAATCAAAAATTTGCTGGGTAATTTCAACCAAATCTTCGGAAGTTGGATTAATATTTGCTGAAACATCACCAAAAACATATAACTGTTCATTTTTATTAAGAACCATGCAAGATGATGCTTTTTTAAAATTAGGGGTTGTTCTTGTGACTTGAAAAGAGGCACGGATAATATCACTTGAAGGATAAGATGATCCACCAACAAACGTGTCAGCTTCACCAATTTCAAGAAGCAACAAAGCAAAATATATTGGATTTTTCATTAATTTTTCTAATTCTTCGATTGTGTTTTTATTTTGACGAATTTCTTTAAATTTTTCCAACATTTCATTATGTTTTGAATAATTATTTGGATCAATAGTAATTAGTTTAGGATGCTTCTTACTTGTTATTAAAATTGGAAGATAAATGTTTTCATTCAACGCTAATTCGCAAGCTTTAATAACTCTATCGTCTTCTCCATCCGGAAAAACGACTTTTACTTGTCTCCTGCCTAAAATTTTTTCATTAATACTTCTATCTAGAAGTTGAATAAAATTCATAATACTCCCTTTATGTTAAAAATAGATACAACAATACAATTATATTATTTAATTTATTATTTGTTAATTACTTTTGGGACTGTATGTTGAGTTGGAATTGATGATAAAGCAATAGCTAATAAAAATACGAACATTAAGATTCCAATTAAAACAATATGTTCAATTATTGAGTTTGTAATAACTACATCAGAATGTAAATTAAAGATGTAAACAGTTAAAGCGATTAAAACAACTATTGGAATAATTAATAAAAGAATCATCGCTACTCAAAATGGCGTCTTTGTTAAGAAATACTTCATTAAAGAATAAGCTATTATTGATAAACCGATTGCTCCAATTGTTATTGCGATAGAAATTAAAAAAACATTTAATTGTAAACTTCCCATATCTGCCGTGAAATTTGTTGTTAAATTGCTAATTCAAACAAAAATAATCCCAGCAATCAAGAACAATGCAAGTGATATTTCAATAATTGGACCAGTTCTAAAAACACTTCGAATGTTTCCGAATAGTAAAAAATATTTTATTTTCCTAAAAATGTAAATTAGGAAAATATTTTGAAAAATTACTAAAATTAATAACAAATTACATATAATTCAGAAATTAATCTCATACATCAAAATAATTACTAAATTTGTAGCAAAAAAAGTTGACAAACCAAAAGTTAATAATAGGAATACAAGATAAGAAATTATTCGTTTTGATTGAAATTTTTCCCTTAAATTATCTAAAACACCGTGAAAAATAAATGAAATGACAAAAACTAATGCAACTATCAATGACGCTATAATACCTATAGCTATTATGCTAACTTTATGTAATGATGCAATCATATCTGGAAGTAAATAAAATCATATTGGTCCGTTTTGTGGATTGTATGCTTTATTTAAGTACGTTGAAATTGAATTAATTCCTAATTCCCCTGCTGTATGTCCAACAACTAAAGCGAACAACAATGAAGATAATAATCCAAAAAAAATAGCAAACAAGGAAATAATTACTGAAGTACAATTTACATCTTGGTTTTGGTTTGAAAACTTAGAAAAAGAAGTTATCGCACCAGTTCCTAAAATAAATGTTAGTAGCGATTGACTAAATGCATCTTGTCAAATGTCAAATTTTGTCAAGTTATCCCACTTAGAGGTAAAAAAATAATCTACTCCATTAATTGAGCCGTGCTGAATAAATAAAAAAGCGATTAATAAAACTGTTACTCCAAATAACAAAAACGCAAATAACGTTCCAATTCATTGTAATCCTTTTCTCATTCCAATTAAGGCAAACAAGAAAGTTAAAACAATAACACCAAGAACAGCAAAAATAGCAAATTCACTAATGTTATTAATAGTATCGCTATTTGTTGCAATATTAAAATAAGAGGTTTTTGAAATAAAATTATTTGAATCAAATGAATTAATAAAACCAACAACTGCTCATCCAACAACTCCAACCAAATAAATTCCAATTAATCATGATGTTAATGTTTGAATTCATCCAAGTATTTCAAAACGATTAGCTATCCTTTTGAAAGCTGTTGTGATAGACGATTGTTCTCTTTTACCAATATTAGTTTCTAAAATTACCATCGGAATAGTTATAAAAACTATACCCACTATAAATGGAATAAAAAAGACTACCCCATACTTTGCAATTAAATCAGGAAATCGAAATAATTCAATTCCCATTACTAAAACCATTAATGAACCTACAAGACCAAATTTCGTCATTTTTAATTTTGTCTTTACTTTTAGTAAATTATTAATAATTTGCATCATCTTCAATACCTTTTAAATTTGGTGAAATTTGTTCCAATCTTCGATCAACATCTTTTTTAATTTCTGTATAAAAATCATTTACTACCTGATCGTTTATTGGTTTTTTTGACATTTTATTATTTACAAATGCAACATAAAGCGCTATATAGGTACTTACAAGAATAAGTGTTATTCCCCCTAAAATAGTTAATCACAATAAAGCTTCTAATTTCATAATTCTTTTTCTATTATACTAATAAGTACTCTCTTTTTAATTTATTAAATTTAAGATTTTGAGTTTCTTTCACTTTCTAATTCTAAAATTACATCACGTAAATTAGCTGCTTCTTCAAATTTTAATTCTTTTGCTGCTTGTTTCATATCGTTTTTTAATGTTGCTATCAACTGATCGATCGACTTCGTTGAAATTTTCTCGTGAGTTAAATATTTTTTGATTGTTGCTGATTGAGATTGTTCAACATGTTCTAGTGTTGAAATTTTCTTAATGATAGTTCTAGGAACAATGCCGTTTTCAATATTATATTTCTCTTGAATTTTTCTACGGCGATTAGTTTCATTAATAGCATTAGACATCGATTCTGTCATTTTATCTGCATATAAAATGACAGTTCCATTGATATTTCTTGCAGCACGACCAATAGTTTGAATTAAGCTTTTTTCATTACGCAAAAAACCCTCTTTATCCGCATCAAAAATTAGAACCAAAGAAACTTCAGGTAAGTCAATCCCTTCGCGAATCAAATTTATACCAACAACACAATCGTACTTTCCTTTTCTTAAATCATTTAAAATAACCAATCTTTCTAAAGTTTTTAATTCACTATGAAGATAATGTGATTTAATTTTATTTGTAATTAAGTACTCACTTAATTCTTCTGCTAATTTTTTTGTTAGTGTTAGTAGGAAAACACGCTCATTTTTAGCTATTCTCGCTTTGATTTCTTTTAGAGCATCTTCTAACTGATTTCCTTTGTTTTTAACTTTAATAACTGGATCCAAAAGACCTGTTGGACGAATAATTTGTTCTACAAATTTATTATCAACCAAATTTAATTCATAATCACCTGGAGTTGCACTTACGCATATTAATTTTTTCAATACTCCCATAAATTCGTCAAAAGTCAAAGGTCTGTTGTGAGCTGCACTTGGCAAACGAAATCCGAAATCGATTAATGTTTTTTTACGGGACATATCGGTGTTTGACATTCCACGAATTTGCGGTAAAGACATATGTGATTCATCCACTACCATCAATCAATCTTCATCAAAATAATCAAATATTGTAAATGGTCTTTCACCTGGTTGTCTAAATTCCAAATGCATTGAATAATTTTCTACTCCATTGCAAAAACCAAATTCTCTTAAGTTTTCTATATCGAATTTCGTTCTTTTTAAAATACGTTCTGCTGCAACCAAATCATTTTTTTCACGATAATAGATAACACGTTCTTCTAATTCTTTTTCGATATTTTTTAAACTATCTTCAAGTGTTTTTTCGCTTGAAAGGTAATCCTTGGCCGGGAAAATTGTTGTTGAGTTTAACTTACGAATAACACTATTTGTAAAAACATCTACCATAGAAATATCTTCAATTTCATTACCAAATAAACTAATACGGATATTATGAAGATCAGTTCAAGATGGGAAAATTTCAATAACGTCGCCGCTTGAACGGAATAATCCTCGCTTTTTTTCAATATTATTTCTTTGATAACCCATTTTTACAAGGGATTTAAAAAAATCATTTTTATTAATGTGTTGATTTTTATTAATTATCTGAACA is a window from the Mycoplasma sp. (ex Biomphalaria glabrata) genome containing:
- the trxB gene encoding thioredoxin-disulfide reductase, whose translation is MLYDLAIIGAGPAGMTCALYALRGNLKVAIIEGSAPGGKMVKTSWVENYPGVKKIDGTELSMIMFDQIQELEVDYQPYFVEKIEKSKDDNFIISTTGESIITKSIFIATGTSERKLGVPGEEEYYGKGISYCAVCDAALYKNKEMIVVGGGNSALEEALYLTSFATKVYLIHRTDKFRADKMVVEKVKKHHKIEMITNTIVTEFVGNGKEIISLKVKNILDNIEKEIPIEIVFPLIGSIPATNFLKDLNILDENNYIIVNEKMETNVKKLYSGGDVVKKSLRQIATAVADGAIAAQEIIHSLNE
- the uvrA gene encoding excinuclease ABC subunit UvrA; the encoded protein is MMKQNAINNQNFITIKGARAHNLKNVDITIPKNKIIVFTGLSGSGKSSLAFDTIYAEGQRRYVESLSTYARQFLGMADKPDVDYIGGLAPAISIDQKTTSHNPRSTVGTTTEIYDYLRLLFARVGKAYCPHGHGLIERQTSKEVLQQILTYENGTSILILSPIIKKQKGTHKLELDNLRKDGFLRVRINGNIYSLDDEINLEKNKSHDIEIVVDRVILDKTDDNIARLSEALEVGFQYSKGYLLVSNVDTKEDKLYSKHHSCKVCGFSLPELEPRLFSFNSPIGACQKCNGIGAILQYDEEKIVEFPDKSIKGGAIPFIKNEKDLITGYEYEMCAAVCNHYNISLDTPYNELTEKERIIIMEGTNEEITYQVISNRSSVSRTGLIEGIGKKIERRYFETNSQQAREYYTNLLSEKICPQCNGKRLNESALTIKIDKLNIWEITNLTIEECLNFFQKLKLQETEQQIANLVLKEIESRLLFLNNVGLTYLELSRNSSTLSGGESQRIRLATQIGSQLSGVLYVLDEPSIGLHQRDNGKLIKTLKEMRDLGNTLIVVEHDEETMLEADHVIDIGPGAGVHGGKVVFSGTYEEILNSDESITGQYLSGKKKIEIPNKRRIEPTRYIELIGCQENNLKNISVKIPLKRFVAVTGVSGSGKSTLINEIFTKAVQKSLHLKVSNIGKYSSVKGLDQIDKIINISQDPIGRTPRSNPATYTNLFTYIRDLFANAVEAKAQGFVKGRFSFNVAGGRCERCCGEGFLKISMHFLPDVYVVCEECHGKRFNEATLKIKYRGKNIYDVLQLTVEEALEFFQNHPQLKNGIQTLCDVGLGYIKLGQPATELSGGEAQRVKLASELLKKATGKTVYVLDEPTTGLHFEDINKLLKILQRIVDHGDSVIVIEHNLDVIKCVDHVIDMGPEGGRLGGIVVAQGTPEEIADNPKSITGQFIRSVLNKQR
- the lgt gene encoding prolipoprotein diacylglyceryl transferase, with the protein product MFLSDIKIAFSIGSWNISWYSIFIFLAFITAYGIAIWRTKRLQLPTKPVENFIYVLLPTSIIFARIWYVLGDLSQYSNFMQVLDISRGGIAIEGGVIGGLISGFIWFRHYSRKYEVSIWKYADAIMPGVLIGQALGRWGNFFNQEILGPIDTNHYWSWLPPFIKNYLHLPWEGSGIVRVPLFLIESSTNLIGFIVIVFILPKIKLFKNVNGSLFFAYFAWYGCARLILEPFRYSDFIMRIGGFPISIFLSCVFLIIGIIGIIIVNVFKKYNLRIISNISYRKEMKIKIDLGKILLVKLKPKIESTAGIETSSNNDIDNQIGNVNLDKILKGE
- the uvrB gene encoding excinuclease ABC subunit UvrB; the encoded protein is MFKLKTNFQPSGDQPQAIQQLVDNLKITNAQVLLGATGTGKTFTIANVIQQLQKPTLILAHNKTLAGQLYSEFKELFPENAVEYFVSYFDYYQPEAYKPSIDLFIDKTMQKNDEIEMLRLSTMNSLIGRKDVIVIASVAAIYSVPSPQEYSKYVQIINKNQHINKNDFFKSLVKMGYQRNNIEKKRGLFRSSGDVIEIFPSWTDLHNIRISLFGNEIEDISMVDVFTNSVIRKLNSTTIFPAKDYLSSEKTLEDSLKNIEKELEERVIYYREKNDLVAAERILKRTKFDIENLREFGFCNGVENYSMHLEFRQPGERPFTIFDYFDEDWLMVVDESHMSLPQIRGMSNTDMSRKKTLIDFGFRLPSAAHNRPLTFDEFMGVLKKLICVSATPGDYELNLVDNKFVEQIIRPTGLLDPVIKVKNKGNQLEDALKEIKARIAKNERVFLLTLTKKLAEELSEYLITNKIKSHYLHSELKTLERLVILNDLRKGKYDCVVGINLIREGIDLPEVSLVLIFDADKEGFLRNEKSLIQTIGRAARNINGTVILYADKMTESMSNAINETNRRRKIQEKYNIENGIVPRTIIKKISTLEHVEQSQSATIKKYLTHEKISTKSIDQLIATLKNDMKQAAKELKFEEAANLRDVILELESERNSKS
- the hprK gene encoding HPr(Ser) kinase/phosphatase → MKSIKNNTNKTVSKKFVPLRDVVNYMQFEPLFYSEHHQKNKIIYTNVKRIGMEFVNVSLHKTIDSVVVLGQTENEYLERLSQHGIFDRKFSQEKMLENLFNLKPPCIICCKRFKYENLVLEHAKKYDIPVFYYSDRTYILAFKLIPFLNERIGQTDEIHGTCMNIFNQGVIIQGESGIGKSELALSLIHRGHYFVSDDRTIVYYGTQGLSARAPKSIANLIEVRGIGIINLKKMYGSQKIIEDTHVNIIIELVKSTELNEVERVNYKYETKKLLDEKIAYYRLPVTEGRLMWAIVEAAVLHKKFQDEGYNSVQELTDNLNKLMNEELED
- a CDS encoding phosphotransacetylase; the encoded protein is MNFIQLLDRSINEKILGRRQVKVVFPDGEDDRVIKACELALNENIYLPILITSKKHPKLITIDPNNYSKHNEMLEKFKEIRQNKNTIEELEKLMKNPIYFALLLLEIGEADTFVGGSSYPSSDIIRASFQVTRTTPNFKKASSCMVLNKNEQLYVFGDVSANINPTSEDLVEITQQIFDFGSIFNIPKKAALLSFSTNGSAKSLEVEKVQKAVSLLKETSISDNIEGEMQFDAAFDLATRKKKFPTSKMEGKINIFVFPDLNAGNIGYKIAQQLGGFLALGPVLVGLRRPISDLSRGATWQDIYNTGIIMASKVVYDEAKRNK